GGCGATGCGCCCGGCTCTATGGAGAATCCTATCTTATAATTGACACACGACCGTTTGAGCTGCAATACCTTTCTGCAGACTGCCATTTCATCGGCAGTAACCTCAAAGGTGGTGGTATCGACAGCTTCACCGGCTCGGTTGGTGCTGCTAACAAGTATCTTCATTTTAGCTCGGTCGTCCCAAACGGCCCCCTCTTCGTCGGCATACTTCCAGCTCACGTTAATGGTCTTGTCGGTTTCACTTTCCCATTTAGCGCTATAATCGGAAACACGCAACAGATGGAATAATGACAGCGGATAATCACTGCTCATCATGGCAATATTATTTGTGAGGCCCCACAACTGCTGGGCGGTACCACGCACCACGATATATTTTACCACTGGAATGCCAGTAGTCACGTCAAACAGTTCAGGCGTCAGTGCCGAGGTCAATAATGAGTCTTTGTAAACATAAGAAGCCTGATTCTTTTCAAATGGCACCGTACCAATGTTCTCCATATCCTCTATTCTGCCTGTCAACGAGCGCAACACTAAGAACTGGTCACTTTCAATAGCATCCTTATAGTCGGCATCGGCCACATCCCATTTCAGCAACACGGCACCTGCATCGGTCAGGTTCGTTGCATTGAAGCGCAACACCTCGGAAGTCAGATGGCGGGGATTGTGCATCACGGCATCGTCCTTCACCTCATAGCCCATAATTATCAGTCCGTCCTTCAACTTCACATTCAGTCTCAGGTTGCGGTGAGCCTCAGTGGCCGGTAACTTTATAAATCCGGCATAGGTGTTCTTACCAAATGAAATGGGAGCGATGGTCTTCTCAACACCACCCTCGCCGATATAGCTGCCACTAATCCACTCCACTGCCTGATCGCAGGAGAAAGGAATCTTCAACAGGCCTTCTTCTCCACTCTCAGAACCGGGCACCAAATCGTAGGTCTCAAAACCTACTTCCTGTGGGAATGTGCCAATGGGCACTGCCTTACCATTTACCAGCTGCCATGTGCTGGCACCTTCGGTGTTCATTTTCATCAGCACCGTGTTCTGGTCTGTAATCTTCCGGGATTCAGCCGCTACCTCACCCCAATCGTGAGCTGAGATACAGCGGTCCTGGCCCGATAATGGAGATAGGTGACCACGATAGTTCATACCGAAATGGCCCGGACCAACATTCTTACTGTCCTCGTATTGGCAGCGGTGTTCCCACGAGCCTGATCCATTGCCTATAAAAGTGGCTAAATTATTATTGGAATTACTGGATTTCAGCGTGCCATCGTAACGACAATGTTTCATATACACTTTGGCACTTGTTGCAGTGGCACAGAATCCGCCAACATAAGTATCGGATGGGGTCTCAAGATTAGCCGACACCCACACTTTTTCAAAACTCAGAAAGGAATTATCGAAACATTGACCTACTAAACCACCCACAAAAAGGGCTCCTGAAACACTTCCTGTGAGATGGAGGTTCTTGAAAGTGGCACTTCTTGTATATCTGAATGCGCCCTCATAATTACTGGAAGTTTTAATACTAACCTCCAGGGTATGACCGTTGCCATCGAAGATACCACGATACGGAGAATTCTCGTCACCGCAGCTAACGTTAGTACTGATGTCAGCACCCATAATAGCATTAACGTCCATCTTTCCATTGGCAGCAATCACCTTCTGCCGGAAAGTGTTCCAGTCACTGGAACTGCGCAATATATAGAAAACCTTTCCGTCAATAGAAATGGTTTCCAAGTCTGCCCAAGCTACCTGTGGCATCAACAACATCATAAGGCCTGCCATCATCACTACAACATGACGGAAGCGACCGAATAATTCCATTGATAATGGAAAAAAATGATTTGTTTTCATAGGCCTATTGTTATTTTTTTTGATTCGTTTGTATATAATATGGTGCAAAAATACAAAAAAAGATTAATTCTCAAAAGAAAATTTAAATTTTAACGCTTCAAAATGATAATTATTGGCTGTCAACAGCAGTCAAATCACACTATAACAATTATCACCCTGCAGAAAATTATAGCTATAATTCTGATAATTTTAGCTATAATTCCGAAAATTATAGCTATAATTTGAAAGTATTATCTATCTTTGCAAGTGGAAGAAAATAAGAACAACCATGCATTTAGAGTTATCTGACGAGCAAAGTTTAATTAATTCGGGCATTCGTGTTACTGCCAACCGTCTGCTGATATGGCGAAAGGCGCGACATGGCTTTCAGGGCCCTTTCTCACTGGCCGACATGGAGGCTGCGCTGCCCACCCTCGACCGCTCGACCCTGTTCCGCACACTCACCCTATTGAGTGAGGCCCATCTCCTGCACGATATTGACGATGGTACGGGCTCGCAGAAA
The sequence above is a segment of the Prevotella sp. E9-3 genome. Coding sequences within it:
- a CDS encoding Fur family transcriptional regulator, encoding MHLELSDEQSLINSGIRVTANRLLIWRKARHGFQGPFSLADMEAALPTLDRSTLFRTLTLLSEAHLLHDIDDGTGSQKYCVCHVDDTRHCMGHVHLTCSICHQTVCLTNVRIPPVALPEGFQPEETEYIVKGICANCRKRN